One genomic region from Spirosoma sp. KCTC 42546 encodes:
- a CDS encoding VCBS repeat-containing protein: protein MQKMWLQVIWIGSLSSVFTACQQSAPTLFEQLPSTQTHITFANSLTPTEQLNGFTFTNFYNGGGVGIGDFNNDGFPDVFFTGNQVSSRLYLNQRKQSKDSFEFADITESAGLTTDRWCSGVVVTDINQDGWLDLYISVASHPALKQTKNLLFVNQGLTNGKPVFKELAAEYGLADPSFTTQSAFFDYDLDGDLDVFLLNTAPDYQNPAHLRPVVSDGTHPSTGKLYRNEGIGPARHPIFRDVSQQAGITYDELGLGLVISDFNKDGYPDIYCSNDFTSSDILYQNDGNGHFTNVIKQATAHTSMYGMGVDAADLNNDGRPDLMQLDMLPKENKRLKMMLNGQDFDRKEMSVSAPYGNQMQYMRNSLQLNLGNLAGPNTPLFSEVGLMAGVAQTDWSWAALLADYDNDGWNDMYITNGYRKNVTDRDFINFTEDFSGFGTTEYNTKKRLDLLEKVPEIPLAHYAFRNKGDGSFADVSKQWGLNTESFANGAAYADFDNDGDLDLVINNVDAEALIYRNRSREQSPSQHYLTINLQGNSANRQGIGAKITLWRAGQMQYQELSVVRGYLSSVEPALHFGLGKQDKIDSLQIDWPGGRTETRRQLTTNQTLTFFYQQATATTNPTPAAPQSTLFSDVTASYPIDFVHRESDFVDFKQTAAMHKMLSRSGFALAVGDVNGDGLDDCFVGGSYRGSPACLFAQTANGGFVKRPFPAQATQEATSALFFDADGDKDLDLYVVYGSNERPVTEKAVYQDELYLNNGKGDFSLAPTTTLPDVSGSGSCVVAYDFDHDNDLDLFVGGRQIPGQYPLPARSYLLRNDSSPQGAHFTDVTQQLCPSLMQAGLVCSALWSDYDNDGWADLMLAGEWMPLTIYKNTKGSFKATSSLLQIPNTAGWWNSLAQGDFDHDGDMDYIAGNEGLNTLYHASADEPVNIIAKDFNKDGTMDPLMGYYINGVSYPAVPRDALNQQVIQFRRKYQRFAEYAAVTFDELLSDDDRQDAYQAQATYLQSAYIENQGNGKFVVHALPQIVQESPVFGVVVHDFNQDGHLDAVLTGNFYPNEVNMGREDASVGAVLLGDGHGHFKPLNPAESGLLIRGDARSSVLMKSKNKEMLLVTVVNSQGLRLNKCLLPRRK from the coding sequence ATGCAAAAGATGTGGTTACAGGTTATCTGGATTGGCAGTCTCAGCAGCGTATTCACGGCCTGTCAGCAGTCCGCTCCTACCCTCTTTGAGCAGCTTCCCAGTACCCAGACGCATATAACGTTTGCAAATTCGCTGACCCCAACCGAACAGCTAAACGGCTTTACGTTCACCAATTTCTACAATGGTGGGGGCGTTGGCATTGGGGATTTTAATAACGATGGTTTCCCCGATGTGTTCTTCACCGGCAATCAGGTCAGTTCCCGCCTGTATCTGAATCAGAGAAAACAATCTAAAGACAGTTTTGAGTTTGCCGACATTACCGAATCGGCTGGGTTAACTACCGATCGGTGGTGTTCGGGCGTGGTGGTTACGGATATTAATCAGGATGGCTGGCTGGATCTGTATATTTCGGTGGCAAGCCATCCGGCACTGAAACAAACGAAGAATCTATTATTTGTTAATCAGGGGCTTACGAATGGCAAACCTGTTTTTAAAGAACTAGCGGCTGAATACGGCCTGGCCGATCCATCCTTCACCACACAATCGGCTTTTTTCGATTACGACCTCGATGGCGATTTAGACGTCTTCCTGCTCAACACCGCTCCCGATTATCAAAATCCCGCTCACCTTCGCCCGGTTGTTTCAGACGGAACACATCCGAGTACCGGAAAACTCTATCGGAACGAAGGTATTGGCCCAGCCCGACATCCCATTTTTCGCGACGTTTCGCAGCAGGCAGGCATCACCTACGACGAACTTGGATTAGGCCTGGTTATCAGCGATTTCAACAAAGATGGCTACCCGGACATTTACTGCTCCAACGATTTTACCAGCAGCGATATTCTGTACCAGAACGACGGAAACGGCCATTTCACCAACGTTATCAAACAGGCTACGGCTCACACCAGTATGTATGGCATGGGCGTGGATGCGGCCGATCTTAACAACGACGGCCGACCCGATCTGATGCAGTTGGACATGCTGCCGAAAGAAAATAAACGACTCAAAATGATGCTGAACGGGCAGGATTTTGACCGCAAAGAAATGAGCGTTTCTGCACCCTACGGCAATCAGATGCAGTACATGCGCAATTCCCTCCAACTCAATTTGGGCAATCTGGCCGGTCCTAACACACCCCTGTTCAGTGAGGTTGGCTTGATGGCGGGCGTGGCACAAACCGACTGGAGCTGGGCGGCCCTCCTGGCCGACTACGACAACGATGGCTGGAACGATATGTATATCACCAACGGCTATCGCAAAAACGTCACCGACCGCGATTTCATCAACTTTACCGAAGACTTCTCCGGCTTCGGCACCACCGAATACAACACGAAAAAACGACTCGATTTACTAGAAAAAGTACCCGAGATTCCGCTCGCGCATTACGCCTTCCGCAACAAAGGGGATGGCTCGTTCGCCGATGTCTCTAAGCAGTGGGGCCTCAATACCGAATCATTTGCAAACGGGGCTGCCTACGCCGATTTCGACAACGATGGCGACCTGGATCTCGTAATCAACAACGTAGATGCCGAAGCGCTTATCTATCGAAACCGAAGTCGTGAGCAGTCACCCTCTCAGCATTATTTGACCATCAACCTCCAGGGCAATTCGGCCAATCGTCAGGGCATAGGGGCCAAAATTACCCTTTGGCGAGCGGGTCAGATGCAATACCAGGAATTATCGGTGGTGCGCGGATACCTGTCTTCAGTAGAACCTGCGCTCCATTTTGGGCTAGGTAAGCAGGACAAGATTGATTCCCTACAAATTGACTGGCCGGGTGGGCGTACCGAAACCAGACGCCAGCTTACAACTAATCAGACACTTACATTTTTTTATCAGCAGGCAACAGCAACGACAAACCCAACTCCGGCTGCTCCGCAATCAACGCTTTTTTCGGACGTAACAGCTTCGTACCCAATCGACTTTGTGCATCGGGAATCGGACTTCGTCGATTTTAAGCAAACGGCGGCCATGCATAAAATGCTGTCGCGTTCGGGTTTTGCGCTGGCCGTTGGTGATGTCAATGGTGATGGGCTGGATGATTGCTTCGTAGGTGGATCGTATCGGGGAAGTCCGGCTTGCCTGTTCGCGCAAACTGCGAACGGTGGTTTTGTTAAACGACCGTTTCCGGCTCAGGCTACCCAGGAAGCCACAAGTGCGCTGTTTTTCGATGCCGACGGCGACAAAGACCTTGATTTATATGTGGTATATGGCAGCAACGAACGACCGGTCACTGAGAAAGCAGTTTATCAGGATGAGCTATACCTGAACAATGGCAAGGGCGATTTTAGCCTGGCCCCCACAACTACGTTACCCGATGTTTCCGGCAGTGGTTCCTGTGTAGTTGCCTATGATTTCGACCACGACAATGATCTCGATCTGTTCGTAGGCGGTCGCCAGATTCCCGGCCAGTATCCCCTACCCGCCCGGAGCTACTTATTGCGCAACGACTCATCTCCACAAGGCGCTCACTTTACCGATGTGACCCAACAGCTTTGCCCATCGCTAATGCAGGCAGGTCTGGTTTGTTCAGCACTCTGGTCCGATTACGACAACGACGGTTGGGCTGACCTCATGCTGGCAGGCGAATGGATGCCCCTAACTATCTACAAAAACACGAAAGGCAGCTTTAAGGCGACCTCATCGCTCCTCCAAATTCCAAACACCGCGGGTTGGTGGAACAGTCTGGCACAAGGTGATTTTGACCACGATGGCGATATGGATTACATCGCTGGCAACGAAGGACTGAACACGCTTTATCATGCTTCAGCGGACGAACCCGTTAACATCATCGCCAAAGATTTCAATAAAGACGGGACCATGGACCCACTGATGGGTTATTACATCAATGGAGTCTCGTATCCAGCCGTACCGCGCGATGCGCTGAATCAGCAGGTTATCCAGTTCAGACGAAAATACCAGCGGTTCGCAGAGTACGCAGCCGTAACGTTTGATGAACTGCTGTCTGACGATGATCGGCAGGATGCTTATCAGGCACAGGCGACCTATCTGCAAAGTGCCTATATTGAGAATCAGGGTAATGGTAAATTCGTCGTTCATGCCTTACCGCAAATCGTTCAAGAATCACCCGTTTTTGGCGTTGTGGTGCATGACTTTAACCAGGACGGCCATTTGGATGCCGTGTTAACAGGCAATTTCTATCCCAACGAAGTGAACATGGGTCGCGAAGATGCGTCGGTGGGTGCGGTGCTGCTGGGCGACGGTCACGGTCATTTCAAACCCCTAAATCCAGCCGAAAGCGGCCTGTTGATTCGGGGAGATGCCCGGTCGTCGGTGTTAATGAAGAGTAAAAACAAGGAAATGTTACTTGTAACAGTAGTCAACTCGCAGGGATTACGGTTAAATAAATGCCTGTTGCCAAGGAGAAAATGA